TGGTGCAGAACAGGGTGGCTGAGGCGGAGGACCTGGCCAGGGAGGCCAGGCGGTTGGCCGCACAGGTTGACGACCCTGCGGAGGCGGCCCTGGCCGTGATGGTCCTGGCGGCGGCGGCACACCGGCGACAGCGGCTGGAGGAAGCTGCAGCCTGGTACCGCGAGGCCGCCGACGCCTTCTGGCGTCTGGAGATGTTCAGGGAAGCCGGGGACGCCCTGCGCGAGCTCGGCTTCGTCCACCTGGATGCAGGAAGGGAGGGAGAGGCCGCCCACGCCTTCGCCCGTGCCTTCACCGCGCAGAAGGCGCTGGCAGCCGCACAGCCATGAGGACGGCCATGCCCCGGACGTCCAGCACTCCGGAGACAATGCTCCGCGAGCTGGCCCGTCTCAGCGCGCAGGCCAGCCCGTCGCGGCAGCTGCCGCACCCCGGCGGACTGCTGCAGGAGGTCCTGGCGGAGGTCGACGTCGAGGGGACCACCTACCGCCTCTCCCGCCTCCGCCGGCGTCCGCGGACGGTGGACCTGACCCCGCGCGAGCTGGAGATCGCCCGCTTGGTGGCCAAGGGGCTGCCCACCAAAGCCATCGGGGCCATGCTGGGCATCAGCTCGTGGACCGTGCTCACCCACCTGCGACGCGTCTTCGCCCGGCTGGGCGTTCACAGCCGGACGGCCATGGTCAAGCGGCTCAGTGACGAGGGCCTGCTCTAGTAGATCACATTCAGCAGTAGGAAGACCACGATCCCCAGGGCCAGGCTCACCGACCACAGGAGCACCGCCCAGCGACCGACCCGGGGATGCGCTGTGCGGGCCACTTCCGCCGCCGATGTGCCCAGCCCCACCAGCAGGTTGTAGACGACCAGCGGCACGGAGAGGATCGACAGGAGGATGTGCACACCCAGGAGCGGGAGGTAGACATAGGCGCGGACGCCCGCCGGCCCGGGAAACGCCTTCGTTCCCCCCAGTGCCACCCGCGTGACGTAGAGGAGGAGGAAAAGGGAGATGCAGGCCGCGGCCGCCAGCATGGAACGGCGGTGCGCGGACAGGCGGCCGGCGCGGATGGCCCGCCACCCCCCAAGCAGCAGGAACAGCGCCGCGGCATTGGTCCCGGCGATGACAAAGGGCACCGCCCTCAGGGCAAAGGCCAGGGCAGGCGGCAGATGATCGGGTGGATTCCCTGAGAGGACGGCCGCCAGCACCGCATAGATGGCGAAGGTGACGAGGGCCGTGCGCGCAAGCGGCGAGCGCACAACGGGGCCTATGGGCGGAGGAGGAAGACGTTGAGAGCGTCCCGGGCCACCCCGGCGAAGAGCAGCACCACCAGCACGAGCGGCACCGCCACCACGAAGACCAGGTTCAACCGCTCGTAGCGCAGGTGCATAAAGTAGGCGGCGATGAGGCTGGCCTTGAGCAGCGCCAGGACCACCAGGAGGGTGACCAGCCACCCGCGG
This region of Armatimonadota bacterium genomic DNA includes:
- a CDS encoding cytochrome C oxidase subunit IV family protein → MAEEERAEGGAWYRVYLLTWFWLLVVTALEIGVVLAGVPRGWLVTLLVVLALLKASLIAAYFMHLRYERLNLVFVVAVPLVLVVLLFAGVARDALNVFLLRP
- a CDS encoding DUF420 domain-containing protein yields the protein MRSPLARTALVTFAIYAVLAAVLSGNPPDHLPPALAFALRAVPFVIAGTNAAALFLLLGGWRAIRAGRLSAHRRSMLAAAACISLFLLLYVTRVALGGTKAFPGPAGVRAYVYLPLLGVHILLSILSVPLVVYNLLVGLGTSAAEVARTAHPRVGRWAVLLWSVSLALGIVVFLLLNVIY
- a CDS encoding helix-turn-helix transcriptional regulator — encoded protein: MPRTSSTPETMLRELARLSAQASPSRQLPHPGGLLQEVLAEVDVEGTTYRLSRLRRRPRTVDLTPRELEIARLVAKGLPTKAIGAMLGISSWTVLTHLRRVFARLGVHSRTAMVKRLSDEGLL